From the genome of Bosea sp. Tri-49, one region includes:
- a CDS encoding ABC transporter permease, which yields MTTPSAPQASEPLPHRWSTAPFEPYAIEKMSPEQERVYLAPQWKLMWWKFRKHRLAVISGVVILLMYLSVAICEFLAPYHYTTRNTDFIRAPRQELHLFHEGSFVGPFVYPYVQRLNMENLKREYDVDETKPQKLRFFCRADNYEFWGLIPGNLHLVCPPEGGTLYLLGTDRLGRDMFSRILYGGRISLTIGLLGVSVSFVLGIIIGGIAGYYGGKVDLIVQRVIEIVQSLPHIPLWLALGAIMPPSWSPLLVYFGITVILGLMDWTGLARAVRSKLLALREEDYVVAAQLMGAKPARIIGLHLVPGFMSHLIAAATITIPKTILGETALSFLGLGLRPPITSWGVMLNEAQNINVVALYPWLLYPCVPVIVIILAFNFLGDGLRDAADPYR from the coding sequence GTGACCACGCCTTCCGCCCCACAGGCTTCGGAGCCGCTGCCGCATCGCTGGTCGACCGCGCCGTTCGAGCCCTATGCGATCGAGAAGATGTCGCCCGAGCAGGAGCGCGTCTATCTCGCTCCGCAGTGGAAGCTGATGTGGTGGAAGTTCCGCAAGCACAGGCTCGCGGTGATCTCCGGCGTCGTCATCCTGCTGATGTATCTGTCCGTCGCGATCTGCGAGTTTCTGGCGCCCTATCACTACACGACGCGCAACACCGACTTCATCCGCGCCCCACGCCAGGAGCTGCACCTCTTCCACGAAGGCAGCTTTGTCGGCCCTTTCGTCTATCCATATGTCCAGCGCCTCAACATGGAGAACCTGAAGCGCGAATATGACGTCGACGAAACCAAGCCGCAGAAGCTCCGCTTCTTCTGCCGCGCCGACAATTACGAGTTCTGGGGATTGATTCCCGGCAATCTCCATTTGGTCTGCCCGCCCGAGGGCGGCACACTCTATCTGCTCGGCACCGACCGGCTCGGGCGCGACATGTTCTCGCGCATCCTCTATGGCGGGCGGATCTCGCTGACCATCGGCCTGCTCGGCGTCAGCGTCTCCTTCGTGCTAGGCATCATCATAGGCGGCATCGCCGGCTACTATGGCGGCAAGGTCGATCTCATCGTCCAGCGCGTCATCGAGATCGTGCAGTCGCTGCCGCATATCCCGCTCTGGCTCGCGCTGGGGGCGATCATGCCGCCCTCCTGGAGCCCGCTGCTGGTCTATTTCGGTATCACCGTGATCCTCGGGCTGATGGACTGGACCGGACTCGCCCGCGCCGTGCGCTCGAAGCTGCTGGCGCTGCGCGAGGAGGATTATGTCGTCGCCGCCCAGCTGATGGGCGCCAAGCCCGCCCGAATCATCGGCCTGCATCTCGTGCCGGGCTTCATGAGTCATCTCATTGCCGCCGCGACGATCACCATCCCCAAGACCATTCTGGGCGAGACGGCGCTCTCCTTCCTCGGCCTCGGCCTCCGGCCGCCGATCACCAGCTGGGGCGTGATGCTGAACGAAGCGCAGAACATCAACGTCGTCGCGCTCTATCCCTGGCTGCTCTACCCATGCGTCCCGGTGATCGTGATCATCCTCGCCTTCAACTTCCTC
- a CDS encoding adenylate/guanylate cyclase domain-containing protein has translation MTAVPSTPAGGRPVASGFDQMSSWSRDVRFASGCILMVFATTHFLNHALGIFGVATMEAVQDWRYWFWHSWIGTVGLYGALIVHPVFALLRVAQRRTFRMPAREVIQIVLGVAIPIFLIDHIVGTRVQGSLFGQDESYHAVLRRLWPGLALSQSLLLLLVWTHGVIGLHFTFRARDAYVRWRDPFLLVAVLIPLLAIIGFSVAGREAQMMALPPELYTEIQIDTFNRSVTWAKRAFFGLIGGFAGFVVLRELRARALGAIAVRFVGHGVRRVVPGPTLLEIFRRFGIPHAALCGGRARCATCRVLVLDGADDLPPPGPNEARLLRRISAGDHVRLACQIRPKRDLQVQILLAAKQRGAGPTGALDSDDRIGKKGLTVMVADLRAFTALSERQLPHELMSLLNRFYDEMSQAIAAHGGRIEAIYGDGLMAVFGLEATPARAGAAAIAAAGDMVRAVEALNREYANALPLPLRIGIGIHGGQTIVGAVENESMGRREITVGETVMIASQLEAATRRLLSDIVVSAETVSATGRSYRDTVPHKIAVKGRDKPMQVYGFGSTPAGEAKPDGDQDAKVTPQKAEGALPVAKEKTPTATDGNSSS, from the coding sequence ATGACAGCGGTTCCGAGCACGCCAGCCGGGGGCAGGCCCGTCGCCTCCGGCTTCGACCAGATGTCGTCCTGGAGCCGCGACGTGCGCTTCGCTTCCGGCTGCATCCTGATGGTCTTCGCGACCACGCATTTCCTCAATCACGCGCTCGGCATCTTCGGCGTCGCGACGATGGAGGCGGTGCAGGACTGGCGCTACTGGTTCTGGCACAGCTGGATCGGCACGGTCGGACTTTACGGGGCGCTGATCGTCCATCCCGTCTTCGCTCTGCTGCGCGTGGCGCAGCGGCGGACTTTCCGCATGCCGGCGCGCGAGGTGATCCAGATCGTGCTCGGCGTCGCGATCCCGATCTTCCTGATCGACCATATCGTCGGCACCCGGGTGCAGGGATCACTGTTCGGCCAGGACGAGAGCTATCATGCCGTCCTGCGTCGACTCTGGCCCGGTCTTGCTCTGTCACAGAGCCTGCTGCTGCTGCTGGTCTGGACGCATGGCGTGATCGGCCTGCATTTCACCTTCCGGGCGCGCGATGCCTATGTGCGCTGGCGCGACCCGTTTCTGCTCGTGGCCGTATTGATTCCGCTGCTCGCCATTATCGGCTTTTCGGTGGCAGGGCGGGAGGCGCAGATGATGGCGCTGCCGCCGGAGCTCTATACCGAGATCCAGATCGACACCTTCAACCGCTCGGTCACCTGGGCAAAGCGCGCCTTCTTCGGCTTGATTGGCGGCTTCGCCGGCTTCGTCGTGCTGCGCGAGCTCAGGGCGCGGGCGCTCGGTGCGATCGCGGTCCGTTTCGTCGGGCATGGCGTGCGCCGTGTCGTTCCCGGCCCGACCCTGCTCGAGATATTCCGTCGCTTCGGCATTCCGCACGCCGCGCTCTGCGGCGGGCGGGCGCGCTGCGCCACCTGCCGCGTGCTGGTGCTCGACGGCGCCGACGATCTGCCGCCGCCCGGCCCGAACGAGGCGCGGCTCCTGCGCCGGATCTCGGCCGGCGACCATGTCCGGCTCGCCTGCCAGATCCGGCCGAAGCGCGACCTCCAGGTCCAGATCCTGCTCGCCGCCAAGCAGCGCGGTGCCGGTCCCACCGGCGCTCTCGATTCCGATGACCGGATCGGCAAGAAGGGGCTGACGGTGATGGTCGCGGACCTCAGAGCCTTCACCGCGCTCTCCGAGCGGCAGTTGCCCCATGAGCTGATGAGCCTGCTCAACCGCTTCTATGACGAGATGTCCCAGGCGATCGCGGCGCATGGCGGGCGGATCGAGGCGATCTATGGCGACGGGCTGATGGCGGTGTTCGGGCTGGAGGCAACGCCGGCGCGCGCGGGCGCAGCGGCGATCGCCGCGGCCGGGGACATGGTCCGAGCGGTCGAGGCGCTCAACCGCGAATACGCCAATGCCCTGCCATTGCCGCTGCGCATCGGCATCGGCATCCATGGCGGCCAGACGATCGTCGGCGCCGTCGAGAACGAAAGCATGGGGCGGCGCGAAATCACGGTCGGCGAGACGGTGATGATCGCGAGCCAGCTCGAGGCCGCGACGCGGCGCCTTTTGTCCGACATCGTCGTCTCCGCCGAGACGGTGAGCGCGACGGGACGCAGTTATCGCGACACGGTGCCCCACAAGATCGCGGTCAAGGGGCGCGACAAGCCGATGCAGGTCTACGGCTTCGGCAGCACGCCGGCCGGTGAAGCCAAGCCGGACGGGGATCAGGACGCCAAGGTCACGCCGCAAAAGGCTGAAGGCGCGCTCCCAGTGGCGAAAGAGAAAACTCCGACAGCCACAGATGGGAACAGCTCCAGCTAG
- a CDS encoding ABC transporter permease — translation MLKYIFKRILVMIPTLFVTSVLIFTVINLPEGDYFETMVAEMQAQGEKADMSRVEFLKKEYGFDKPPAERYFWWVTGLLRGDMGYSFEYQLPVRDIVGDRLLLTMVVSFFTIIFTWIVAFPIGIYSATHQYSWGDYGLTFIGMLGLAIPHFLLALIFLYFANVWFGTSIGGLVDPQYLNQPMSWAKFKSVLEHLWIPVIIIGAGGTAGMIRKLRANLLDELQKQYYVTARAKGLPPGKALRKYPLRMALNFFISDIGDILPSIVSGAEIVAIVLSLQTTGPLLIRALQSQDMYLAGSFLMFLSFLTVIGVLISDIALAILDPRIRLQGTATK, via the coding sequence CTGCTGAAGTACATCTTCAAGCGCATCCTGGTGATGATCCCGACGCTGTTCGTCACCAGCGTCCTGATCTTCACCGTGATCAACCTCCCCGAGGGGGACTATTTCGAGACCATGGTCGCCGAGATGCAGGCGCAGGGCGAGAAGGCGGACATGAGCCGCGTCGAGTTCCTGAAAAAGGAGTACGGTTTCGACAAGCCGCCGGCCGAGCGCTATTTCTGGTGGGTCACCGGCCTCTTACGCGGCGACATGGGCTACTCCTTCGAGTATCAGCTGCCGGTGCGCGACATCGTCGGCGACCGCCTGCTGCTGACCATGGTGGTCTCGTTCTTCACCATCATCTTCACCTGGATCGTCGCCTTCCCAATCGGCATCTATTCGGCGACGCACCAGTACAGCTGGGGCGATTACGGCCTCACCTTCATCGGCATGCTCGGCCTCGCCATACCGCATTTCCTGCTGGCGCTGATCTTCCTCTATTTCGCCAACGTCTGGTTCGGCACCTCGATCGGCGGTTTGGTCGACCCGCAATACCTCAACCAGCCGATGAGCTGGGCCAAGTTCAAATCGGTGCTGGAGCACCTCTGGATCCCGGTGATCATCATCGGCGCCGGCGGTACCGCCGGCATGATCCGCAAGCTGCGCGCCAATTTGCTCGACGAGCTGCAGAAGCAGTATTACGTCACCGCCCGGGCCAAGGGCCTGCCGCCGGGCAAGGCGCTGCGCAAATATCCGCTGCGCATGGCGCTCAACTTCTTCATCTCGGACATCGGCGACATCCTGCCTTCGATCGTCTCCGGCGCCGAGATCGTCGCGATCGTGCTCTCGCTCCAGACCACCGGCCCGCTGCTGATCCGGGCGCTGCAGAGCCAGGACATGTATCTTGCCGGCTCGTTCCTGATGTTCCTGTCCTTCCTCACCGTGATTGGCGTGCTGATCTCCGACATCGCGCTCGCCATCCTCGATCCGCGCATCCGCCTGCAGGGGACGGCGACCAAGTGA
- a CDS encoding ABC transporter substrate-binding protein, which produces MRIARRSFLLGTGAALVAPRLGFAGVETLIDSPALAAKVAAGGLPPLSERLPKSPRLIEVAAMGRAPGRHGGTMRMLMGDQRDIRMMTIYGYTRLVVYDDKLELAPDLLESFEVERGRVFTLRLRAGHRWSDGHPFTAEDFRYWWEDVANNKRLSPGGPPQAMLISGQPCRFEILDELTLRYTWAEPNPVFLPAVAGAQPLYIAMPAHYLKQFHQRYAGKEELEQKIKSARVKDWGSLHERFSRQYRPENPDLPTLDPWRNTTSIPAERFTFVRNPYFHRIDENGRQLPYVDEVTLTIGSSALIPAKTAAGDADLQARYLRFEDYTFLKGAAKRMNFEVKLWKRAEGASFALMPNLNAIDPTWRDLNRDVRYRRALSLAINRRDINRVIYFGLAKESGNTALPESPLYDAALAQLNMTPDLAEANRLLDEIGLSKRDGEKIRLFPDGRRLEFTIETAGASTEETDILDLIKQDFIAIGIKIHPRSSQLDVFRRRILAGQTIMSGWTGMDNALVAAEMEPDALAPTSPAQFNWPRWGQYFESGGREGEEPTIQEAKELVELYRSWRHSTTHEERREIWQTMLKINAEQLFTIGVVNATLQPIVIAKALRNVPDNGLYSFEPGAFFGRYMPDTFWFEGK; this is translated from the coding sequence ATGCGGATCGCGCGCAGGAGCTTTCTTCTCGGAACCGGCGCCGCCCTCGTCGCCCCGCGGCTGGGCTTTGCCGGTGTCGAGACCCTGATCGACAGCCCTGCGCTCGCCGCCAAGGTCGCTGCCGGTGGACTACCGCCGCTCTCCGAACGCCTGCCGAAATCACCGCGATTGATCGAGGTGGCAGCCATGGGTCGCGCGCCCGGCCGGCATGGCGGCACCATGCGGATGCTGATGGGCGACCAGCGCGACATCCGCATGATGACGATCTATGGCTACACCCGCCTCGTCGTCTACGACGACAAGCTCGAACTTGCGCCCGACCTGCTCGAGAGTTTCGAGGTCGAGCGCGGCCGCGTCTTCACCTTGCGGCTGCGGGCCGGCCATCGCTGGTCGGACGGCCATCCCTTCACCGCCGAGGATTTCCGCTACTGGTGGGAGGACGTCGCCAACAACAAGCGGCTATCGCCGGGGGGACCGCCGCAGGCGATGCTGATCTCCGGCCAGCCTTGCCGCTTCGAGATCCTTGATGAGCTGACCCTGCGCTACACTTGGGCGGAGCCGAACCCGGTCTTCCTGCCGGCGGTCGCCGGCGCCCAGCCGCTCTACATCGCTATGCCGGCGCATTATCTGAAGCAGTTCCACCAGCGCTATGCCGGCAAGGAAGAGCTGGAGCAGAAGATCAAGAGCGCACGCGTCAAGGACTGGGGCTCGCTGCACGAGCGCTTCTCACGCCAGTACCGGCCGGAGAATCCCGACCTGCCGACGCTCGACCCCTGGCGTAACACCACATCGATCCCGGCTGAGCGCTTCACCTTCGTCCGCAACCCGTATTTTCACCGGATCGACGAGAACGGTCGGCAGCTACCCTATGTCGACGAGGTCACGCTGACGATCGGCAGCTCCGCGCTGATCCCGGCCAAGACCGCTGCCGGCGACGCCGACCTGCAGGCCCGCTATTTGCGCTTCGAGGATTATACCTTCCTCAAGGGCGCTGCGAAGCGGATGAACTTCGAGGTCAAGCTCTGGAAACGGGCCGAAGGTGCCTCATTCGCGCTGATGCCCAATTTGAACGCGATCGATCCGACCTGGCGCGATCTCAACCGCGATGTGCGCTATCGCCGCGCGCTCTCGCTGGCGATCAATCGCCGCGACATCAACCGTGTCATCTATTTCGGGCTCGCCAAGGAGAGCGGCAACACCGCTTTGCCCGAGAGTCCGCTTTATGATGCGGCGCTGGCACAGCTCAACATGACGCCGGACCTTGCCGAGGCCAACCGCCTGCTCGACGAGATCGGCCTTTCCAAGCGTGACGGCGAGAAGATCCGCCTGTTCCCGGACGGGCGGCGCCTGGAGTTCACCATCGAGACCGCCGGCGCCTCGACCGAGGAGACCGACATCCTCGACCTGATCAAGCAGGACTTCATCGCGATCGGCATCAAGATCCACCCGCGCTCAAGCCAGCTCGACGTCTTCCGCCGCCGCATCCTCGCCGGCCAGACGATCATGTCCGGCTGGACCGGCATGGACAATGCGCTGGTCGCGGCCGAGATGGAGCCCGACGCGCTGGCGCCGACCTCGCCCGCCCAGTTCAACTGGCCGCGCTGGGGCCAGTATTTCGAGAGCGGAGGCCGCGAAGGCGAGGAGCCTACGATTCAGGAGGCGAAGGAGCTCGTCGAGCTCTACCGCAGCTGGCGGCATTCGACGACGCACGAGGAGCGCCGGGAAATCTGGCAGACAATGCTGAAGATCAACGCCGAGCAGTTGTTCACGATCGGCGTGGTCAATGCCACGCTGCAGCCGATCGTGATCGCGAAGGCACTGCGCAACGTGCCGGACAATGGCCTCTACAGCTTCGAGCCGGGCGCCTTCTTCGGCCGCTATATGCCGGACACGTTCTGGTTCGAGGGGAAGTAG
- a CDS encoding cyclic nucleotide-binding domain-containing protein gives MTLESDIGCLKSIPLFRGLPGPRLKLLALMGERLYFPAGTVITEEGAKPEEVYCILEGEVELSHDFSDGRQKSFRLATGSIIGDVPLLCNQTNAARSAAKTDVVALRLPRALFFELLDNIPEFSVALSRDLAGRLYRLADSVLHGEKTH, from the coding sequence ATGACACTCGAGAGCGATATCGGCTGCCTGAAATCGATCCCCCTGTTCCGCGGCTTGCCGGGACCGCGACTGAAGCTGCTCGCCCTGATGGGTGAACGGCTCTATTTTCCGGCCGGGACGGTGATCACCGAGGAAGGCGCAAAGCCCGAGGAGGTCTACTGCATCCTGGAAGGGGAGGTCGAGCTCTCGCACGATTTCTCCGACGGACGGCAGAAGAGCTTCCGGCTCGCGACCGGCAGCATCATCGGCGACGTGCCGTTGCTCTGCAACCAGACCAATGCCGCGCGTTCCGCCGCCAAGACCGACGTGGTGGCGCTGCGGCTGCCGCGGGCGCTGTTCTTCGAGCTGCTCGACAACATTCCTGAGTTCTCCGTCGCGCTGTCGCGCGATCTGGCCGGGCGGCTCTATCGGTTGGCGGATTCCGTCCTGCACGGTGAGAAGACACATTGA
- a CDS encoding ABC transporter transmembrane domain-containing protein has protein sequence MERSLFRYVWQKSRREQIIVLLVILVSIPFNWLSFDVPKRIVNDAIQGGAFKDGKTTATVFDWALHLPEFLGGGSFQISEGFKVGQLGLLLTLSFYFLVLVLINGGFKYVVNLQKGVLGERMLRRMRYDLFSQLMRFRPEDIRSVKPAEAASMIKDEVEPIGGFVGDAFIQPAFLLSQALTALAFIMMQSVWLGSIALVIVLMQAVIIPILRKEQLRLGRERQIVSRQLAGRIGEIVDAGPTIQGNGATSYIQSDIAGRLGTLFDIRYALYKRKFAVKFLNNLLAQVTPFFFYAIGGFFALQGRLDIGQLVAVIAAYRDLPPPIKELIDWEQQRNDVTIKYEQVIAQFSPTEVVTLEEKGEIARLPSRGEIRLDKVEMVDNRGQPLLAPLSLTLHRPGAVALIGGAGGGRDTLGRILGRQTMSYAGRVMIDKEPLSAISVERASHFIGYAGPEVEIINGSLRDNILLPLKRRRPVVKPDKAVDQEEHRRFIEALRAGNTPLPFAADWNDYEGVGLDGEEALEQRVLSILETLGCADEIYELGLDAKVIAPLPEGAAERIIEAREVVAAELTKTKLAGLIETFDLERYNANATIAENLVFGAMRNGRQPADFLLEDPYARSVLQAEALDEPLAEIGGRIASTLVEIFAGLPQGHVLFERYAFGGEVDLEKLGELAEALRRHDRRSPLDPTVQRELVALALGYVEPKHRLNLLDIALRRRVLRARHSFKTYLPGEKADEVEFYDPADVIHGASVRDNLLFGRIGFGVPDAGRKVAEIARAALSRAGLDAAAYRLGLNTDVGLRGRLLPLRLRLMVPLAQALIKQPDILVLDLDAFAITCADPRGLIRRIGSYCNDKTVFLLLTDQGLAADIPEKIIFNGAVARVSNKGGSVDEADEQDEMLPPNGAVPIEART, from the coding sequence TTGGAGAGAAGCCTCTTCCGTTACGTCTGGCAGAAGAGCCGCCGGGAGCAGATCATCGTTCTGCTGGTGATCCTCGTCTCGATCCCGTTCAACTGGCTGTCCTTCGATGTGCCCAAGCGCATCGTCAACGATGCGATCCAGGGCGGCGCCTTCAAGGACGGCAAGACGACGGCAACGGTGTTCGACTGGGCGCTGCACCTGCCAGAATTCCTCGGCGGCGGCAGCTTCCAGATCTCTGAGGGATTCAAGGTCGGCCAGCTTGGCCTGCTGCTGACGCTGAGCTTCTATTTCCTCGTGCTCGTCCTGATCAACGGCGGCTTCAAATACGTCGTCAACCTGCAGAAGGGCGTACTCGGCGAGCGCATGCTCAGGCGCATGCGCTACGATTTGTTCAGCCAGTTGATGCGCTTCCGGCCGGAGGATATCCGCTCGGTCAAGCCGGCTGAAGCTGCGAGCATGATCAAGGACGAGGTCGAGCCGATCGGCGGCTTCGTCGGCGATGCCTTCATCCAGCCGGCCTTTCTGCTCAGCCAGGCATTGACCGCGCTCGCCTTCATCATGATGCAGAGCGTCTGGCTCGGCTCGATCGCACTGGTCATCGTGCTGATGCAGGCGGTGATCATCCCGATCCTGCGCAAGGAGCAGCTCCGCCTCGGCCGCGAGCGCCAGATCGTCTCGCGCCAGCTCGCGGGGCGGATCGGCGAGATCGTCGATGCCGGACCGACCATTCAGGGAAATGGCGCGACCTCCTATATCCAGTCGGACATCGCCGGGCGGCTCGGCACGCTGTTCGACATCCGCTATGCGCTCTACAAGCGCAAATTCGCCGTCAAGTTCCTGAACAATCTGCTGGCGCAGGTCACACCCTTCTTTTTCTATGCGATCGGCGGCTTCTTCGCTCTGCAGGGCCGACTCGACATCGGCCAGCTGGTCGCGGTGATCGCGGCCTATCGCGACCTGCCTCCGCCGATCAAGGAACTGATCGACTGGGAGCAGCAGCGCAACGACGTCACCATCAAATACGAGCAGGTGATCGCGCAGTTCAGCCCGACCGAGGTGGTCACGCTGGAGGAAAAGGGCGAGATCGCGCGGCTGCCGTCCCGCGGCGAGATCCGGCTCGACAAGGTCGAGATGGTCGACAATCGCGGGCAGCCGCTCCTGGCGCCGCTAAGCCTGACTCTGCACCGGCCGGGGGCGGTCGCGCTGATCGGGGGGGCCGGAGGTGGCCGCGACACGCTAGGGCGCATTCTCGGCCGGCAGACCATGAGCTATGCCGGTCGCGTCATGATCGACAAGGAGCCACTCTCCGCGATCAGCGTCGAGCGCGCGAGCCATTTCATCGGCTATGCCGGCCCCGAGGTCGAGATCATCAACGGATCCCTGCGCGACAACATCCTGCTGCCGCTGAAGCGCAGGCGCCCGGTGGTGAAGCCGGACAAGGCTGTCGACCAAGAGGAGCATCGCCGCTTCATCGAGGCGCTGCGGGCGGGAAACACGCCGCTGCCTTTCGCCGCGGACTGGAACGATTACGAAGGCGTGGGGCTCGACGGCGAGGAAGCGCTCGAGCAGCGCGTCCTCTCTATTCTCGAGACGCTCGGCTGTGCCGATGAGATCTACGAACTCGGGCTCGACGCCAAGGTGATCGCGCCGCTGCCGGAAGGCGCGGCCGAACGCATCATCGAAGCGCGCGAGGTGGTGGCGGCCGAACTGACCAAGACCAAGCTCGCCGGGCTGATCGAGACCTTCGATCTCGAGCGCTACAACGCCAATGCGACGATCGCGGAGAACCTCGTCTTCGGCGCCATGCGCAATGGCCGTCAGCCGGCCGACTTTCTGCTCGAGGACCCTTACGCCCGCTCGGTGCTGCAAGCTGAGGCCCTCGATGAGCCGCTGGCCGAGATCGGCGGGCGCATCGCCTCGACACTGGTCGAGATCTTCGCAGGCCTGCCGCAGGGCCATGTCCTGTTCGAGCGCTATGCCTTCGGCGGTGAGGTGGATCTGGAGAAGCTCGGCGAACTGGCAGAGGCTCTGCGTCGGCACGACCGGCGCAGCCCGCTCGACCCGACGGTACAGCGCGAGCTGGTCGCGCTCGCGCTCGGCTATGTCGAGCCAAAGCACCGGCTCAACCTGCTCGACATCGCCCTGCGGCGGCGCGTGCTGCGCGCCCGGCACAGCTTTAAGACCTATCTTCCCGGCGAAAAAGCCGACGAGGTCGAATTCTACGATCCGGCCGATGTGATCCATGGCGCGAGCGTGCGCGACAACCTGCTGTTCGGGCGCATCGGCTTCGGCGTTCCCGATGCCGGACGCAAGGTGGCGGAGATCGCCCGGGCGGCGCTGTCGCGGGCTGGGCTTGACGCGGCGGCCTATCGATTGGGGCTCAACACCGATGTCGGCCTGCGCGGCCGATTGCTGCCGCTGCGCCTGCGATTGATGGTGCCGCTGGCCCAGGCGCTGATCAAACAGCCGGACATTCTGGTGCTCGATCTCGACGCCTTCGCCATCACCTGCGCCGATCCTCGCGGCCTGATCCGCCGGATCGGCAGCTATTGCAATGACAAGACAGTGTTCCTGCTCTTGACCGACCAGGGGTTGGCTGCCGATATCCCTGAGAAGATCATCTTCAACGGAGCCGTGGCCCGGGTGAGCAACAAGGGCGGATCTGTCGACGAGGCGGACGAGCAGGACGAGATGCTGCCCCCCAATGGGGCGGTTCCGATCGAGGCGAGGACATGA
- a CDS encoding ABC transporter ATP-binding protein produces the protein MNILEINDLRIGFTVHGFARDVVKGVGFRIPAGKTVALVGESGSGKSVISQAIMGLLPRAGAITGGSILFRDPETPDAVTDIATLPAEGKEIRDLRGGRIGMIFQEPMSSLSPVHTIGNQIEEALLLHRPVPKTEARALIEAMLKRVGFKDPVRAFDFYSFELSGGLRQRAMLAMALICQPALLIADEPTTALDVTIQAQVLDLMRDLQAEMGMAILLITHDLGVVANMADEVVVIYHGEIMESGPAEDIFRRPQHPYLKALLKASPHFDMQEGERLVALREARPRVAATPKPAPAQQAVEQRAPLLAARHLRKTYTTNSSRFFGKGTTSTVVAVDDVSFDIERGECLGLVGESGCGKTTLSKLIMRALTPDSGEIRFDDGKDCIDLLSLQGEALRNFRPKLQMIFQDPVSSLSPRMTVMNLLREPLVIHERGDGAEQKARVKALMDDVGLDQRFLSRYPHSFSGGQRQRIGIARALALDPELIICDEPVSALDVSVQAQILNLLKDLQAERGLTFLFISHNLAVVNYMADRIAVMANGRIVELAPRHTLFTAPVHPYTKALLKSVPFADLDRKLDFKLAAPGGASDTRHWPAGFKPDPDGEPLAHLDLGAGHLVLAKPGANVRELA, from the coding sequence ATGAATATTCTCGAGATCAACGACCTGAGGATCGGCTTCACCGTTCACGGCTTCGCTCGCGATGTCGTGAAGGGCGTCGGCTTCCGCATTCCCGCCGGCAAGACGGTCGCGCTCGTCGGCGAGTCCGGCTCGGGGAAATCGGTGATCTCGCAGGCGATCATGGGTTTGCTGCCGCGCGCGGGCGCCATCACCGGCGGGAGCATCCTGTTTCGCGATCCAGAAACACCCGATGCCGTCACCGACATCGCCACCCTTCCCGCCGAGGGCAAGGAGATCCGCGACCTGCGCGGTGGGCGGATCGGCATGATCTTCCAGGAGCCGATGTCATCGCTCTCGCCGGTGCACACGATCGGCAACCAGATCGAGGAAGCGCTGCTGCTGCACCGGCCGGTGCCAAAGACGGAAGCACGCGCCCTGATCGAGGCGATGCTGAAGCGGGTCGGCTTCAAGGATCCCGTCCGCGCTTTCGACTTCTATTCCTTCGAGCTCTCGGGCGGCCTGCGCCAGCGCGCCATGCTCGCCATGGCTCTGATCTGCCAGCCGGCGCTTCTGATTGCCGACGAGCCGACGACGGCGCTCGACGTCACCATCCAGGCTCAGGTGCTCGATCTGATGCGCGATCTCCAGGCCGAGATGGGCATGGCGATCCTCTTGATCACCCACGATCTCGGCGTCGTCGCCAACATGGCCGACGAGGTCGTGGTGATCTACCATGGCGAGATCATGGAGAGCGGCCCGGCCGAGGACATCTTCCGCCGCCCGCAGCACCCCTATCTCAAGGCGCTGCTCAAGGCCTCGCCGCATTTCGACATGCAGGAGGGCGAGCGGCTGGTCGCCCTGCGCGAGGCTCGCCCGCGCGTCGCGGCGACGCCGAAGCCCGCTCCGGCGCAGCAGGCGGTCGAACAGCGGGCGCCGCTGCTCGCGGCGCGCCATCTGCGCAAGACCTATACGACCAATTCCAGCCGCTTCTTCGGCAAGGGTACGACCTCGACCGTCGTCGCCGTCGACGATGTCAGCTTCGATATCGAGCGTGGCGAATGCCTCGGGCTGGTGGGCGAGAGCGGCTGCGGCAAGACCACGCTCAGCAAGCTGATCATGCGGGCGCTGACACCGGACTCAGGCGAGATCCGCTTCGACGACGGCAAGGACTGCATCGACCTTCTCTCGCTGCAGGGCGAGGCGCTGCGCAACTTCAGGCCGAAGCTGCAGATGATCTTCCAGGACCCGGTCTCGTCGCTGTCGCCGCGCATGACCGTGATGAACCTCCTGCGCGAGCCGCTCGTGATCCACGAGCGCGGCGACGGCGCCGAGCAGAAGGCGCGGGTCAAGGCGCTGATGGACGATGTCGGGCTCGATCAGCGCTTCCTCTCGCGCTATCCGCACTCCTTCTCCGGCGGCCAGCGCCAGCGCATCGGCATCGCCCGGGCGCTCGCGCTCGATCCGGAGCTGATCATCTGCGACGAGCCGGTCTCGGCCCTCGACGTCTCCGTCCAGGCGCAGATCCTCAACCTGCTCAAGGATTTGCAGGCCGAGCGCGGCCTCACCTTCCTGTTCATCTCGCACAATCTCGCGGTGGTGAACTACATGGCCGACCGCATCGCGGTGATGGCGAACGGCCGCATCGTCGAGCTCGCGCCGCGCCACACCCTCTTCACCGCGCCGGTCCACCCCTACACCAAGGCGCTGCTGAAATCGGTGCCCTTCGCCGATCTCGACCGCAAGCTCGACTTCAAGCTCGCAGCCCCCGGCGGCGCCTCCGATACGCGCCACTGGCCGGCTGGCTTCAAGCCCGATCCGGATGGCGAACCGCTCGCCCATCTCGATCTCGGCGCCGGCCATCTCGTCCTCGCCAAGCCCGGCGCCAATGTCAGGGAGCTCGCCTGA